The Oncorhynchus masou masou isolate Uvic2021 chromosome 25, UVic_Omas_1.1, whole genome shotgun sequence DNA window CACCATACCTGTAGAACATTGTCAAAAGTGATTCCTTCATAGAATTCATCAGGTTCCTGAAAAACAAAGTAACCCAATTCAAGCACTATGGCATGATGACCTGCTCTTGGGCACGACACGAAGCAGTACACAGTAGAACTGTACTTTGCACTTCAGAATAAGGTGTGGTTCACTGTAATTAATCGCGCTATCAGCATATCTTACTCATATACCTACTTCATCAACTATTTGATCAGTAGTACAATAAAGCAGTGTTGGTGATAACCCCGTTACCATTTTGCCCCTGGTAGTGCTTGCCACTTCCAGCATGGCAGCGTCTGCGATGGCTTGGGCGGTTTCCTGTCCGATAGTGCCAGCCTTAGATAGGAGCTCCTCCACCACCTAGATGGAAAACAGCACAATGGTCCATAAAACATTTAGTCATTTATTGTGTTATCTTGAATTTCTGATGTACACGCAATTCAGCTTTAAAGCTGCCATGAATATTGGAATAAACTCAATTTATACTAAAATGGTCAATGATAAACCGTCCATCACAAAGCGTCACAGGGAGTGCTGACAGGATCAGTTTTGCGTTTTAGATCCTAATGTAAAAGATGACTAtgtggacagggggacctgatgtTACATCAGCACTACTTCTCTGAGACACTTTGGGGGGAATTCCGACCCGAGTTAAACACACCCGTAAATGGAAAGTCCCTTatatgcacttttctctctatgAGTATACTAACCttgagaatagcatgctattctccCCGCTGTTCGTTTGGGTGGAGATCAAATAAATGAAGGTTTGGCTGTGGTGTCTACAGAACCACCGgattctgaccttgacttaattccgggggcggcagggtagcctagtggttagagtgttggactagtaaccggaaggttgcgagttcaaacccccgagctgacaaggtacaaatctgtcgttctgccccagaacaggcagttaacccactgttcccaggccgtcattgaaaataagaatgtgttcttaactgacttgcctggttaaataaaggtaaaataaaaaaataaaaatccccACCTTTACATGCGATGAAACTGTGAACAAGGGTGAGAAACCTGTCGGTTCCAAGTGGAACAACATCAATTCTTTTTCTGATGGAAATAACACCATTGTCCATGCACTGCAAATTACAGATTGATAAGAACTATTGATAAGAGCTTGGTAAATGAGTAAGCCGTAATGACAGGACCATTGTCATCACAGTTCTATGATTattagggtagatttataggactactgtTCAACCCCTATTGTACACTGTTCTCTCCTTCCAATATGTCATGGATTGAACAATTACATATGGTaactttcaggatgaatcaaacaactgtattttattttattgatgaatactttcctaaccctaaataatatacaagatcagagtatttttaaatctactaattggttctgaaacagagatgaatatgcatatatttagatGGCTTTCATTAattgatccctaatattctgaaccCTTCTCTCCATAAATTCTAGTGAGTCTGTCAAGAAAATTCAAATGAAAGATAGGCCCTACACTAAATTCAAAGGGATGGCTTCAGATACATTTACCGAAAAAcatattgaatgaaaactccacaagaaaatctgttggctagcaagtgggagggttttcagcagtTGAATTAAATGAATTCAGTGCGCCAAGGGAACCATGCCTGCAAAGCCTGTTACGCACCAGCACAAGgtgaataccaactactgagaagtgtgTAGGAAAGGCGTACATTTCCCAAGTCTGAATCGGGccctttgtgaatacaggccctgggcCTGGAGGACTATGGTGAGGAGAGAGAAGTAAAGGGAGGCGTTACCCGTCTGTACTCCTCCAGGTTGATGGTGCCGTCGCTGTCTGTGTCATGCATGTTGAACAGAACTGAAGAGACAATAAAGAGGTACAAGCTAAACAGTATGTTTTTTACCAAATATTTTCTCCCCAAATATAGTGTAACTTAAGGGTCTCTTACTATCATTGTTCAGGGGAAGGATATGACTCTAATGGCTCTAATGACTCTAATGAATGATTAGAAAAAAATTTGTCTCTGAGATTCAGCCATGATTATGAGGATCAAGACAGACTGGCTGGTGCACTTTAGGCCCTATTTAGATTCTAGACAAGAGTATGATTACTGAACTGGAACGTTGTTAGAATTCTATCTACGCTTGAAGAACAGCCCTTAGAATAGAAACTCAGAATATGTTATGTTATatgttataatatatataatataatatgttatTTTTCTTCAATTATAAATCTTGGTGTTGACTTAGTATCAAACCCATGTATTGTGCATGACTCAAGACCACGTTAGCTCACTGAgttaaagcctaggcattagccAAGGGTACTAACCCAAGTCGTAGACAATCTTACTTTACTCATCACCAAACTAAACTCACATCGTAGTTTCTCCCTCCTCaggttctccctctcctcctccgttAGGCCCATGGCTGCTGGGCGGAAGTGAGTCATCACCATAAGGAACTCCTCAAAGCCAATCTCCTGGACTGTACCCGTCTCATTCTGGTGGAGGTTTCTGTATCAGGATACAGAGGAGGCATTTAGCTGGTTAAACCAGGCTCACCAGTGAGGGCAGGGTTCAGTTTGGTTCAACCAAAAAATTAGAGAGGAATAGAGTCACAGTTACATGGCAATTCACTGACTGCCAAGCCCTGAACATGCTTCACGACTAAAGCCTTTACAGCATCACTGATTACTTCATGAACAAAACTCTTGTCTATGTGTAATAACTTGGTTATAACAGTCAATGGCAGTACAGATGTATTGCATCAGTGATTTCAATATTTTCAATATTGTTTTTTATTTGATATATGTTTTacctatttttctccccaatttcgtggtatcgaatttgtagttacagtcttgtctcatcactgcaactcccgtacggactcgggagaggcgaaggtcgagagcagtgcgttctccgaaacacaacccaaccaagccgtactgcttcttgacacactacccacttaaccaggaagccagccaccaaccaatgtgtcggaggataTTTTCCATATTACACTTTGGCTATATACTCACCTTTTATCAAAGAACGCATTAATAATTTGAACCCGGATTGGATTGTTATCTAGAGCAGGGATGCTGGCCAAATCCTCTCGGCTGCAGAAGAAACATGATATGACAATACGTTAGTAACAAGTCAACAGCAAAACAGAAAACATGATATGACAATACGTTAAAAACAAGCCaacaacaaaacagaaaacatgaTATGACAATACGTTCGCAACAAGTaaacaacaaaacagaaaacatgaTATGACAATACGTTCGCAACAAGTaaacaacaaaacagaaaacatgaTATGACAATACGTTAGTAACAAGTCaacaacaaaacagaaaacatgaTATGACAATACGTTAGTAACAAGTCaacaacaaaacagaaaacatgaTATGACAATACGTTAGTAACAAGTCaacaacaaaacagaaaacatgaTATGACAATATGTTCGCAACAAGTAAACagcaaaaacaaaacagaaaacagcAAAACAGAAA harbors:
- the LOC135513801 gene encoding calcineurin B homologous protein 3-like — its product is MGASQSAGTEHEFQDLADRTGFSLEQIGNINKRFRQLSNNEETLSREDLASIPALDNNPIRVQIINAFFDKRNLHQNETGTVQEIGFEEFLMVMTHFRPAAMGLTEEERENLRREKLRFLFNMHDTDSDGTINLEEYRRVVEELLSKAGTIGQETAQAIADAAMLEVASTTRGKMEPDEFYEGITFDNVLQILNTFDIETRMHVRFLHMDTATLRCGKSK